The region tatataaattgccAGTAAACATTCTCTACTTAAGAACAACTATTATGAACATTTGGATGATAAATGTTATGCAAGAACAAAGAGAAATGCCCATATAGTATGCAAGTTGCAAAATCTGAGATTGCAGTTaggaatttaaaatttcaaaataacaaATTGGGAGTCAGTTTAGTTACATTACACCAGACTTATACTTTGCAGATCGTGAAGCTAGTTTGTTAAAAAGCTGCATTAGCTGAACAGGACTCTCCTTCTCATATCGCAAAGCATACAACATTACAAGCCGAAGGCAGTCGACATCTGAAACACCTTCATTGTTTAGAAGACTCGTGACCGCCTGAAAACAAAGACGAGCATCTAGGATCACACAACAGCTTCATATCACACAGAAGATTATGTTGTTTTGGTAACAATCTACAGGCTAAGATAACTAGATATATGACAATATATATCTAGATCAATCCCTGAAACATAAGTAGGCACTGCTGCTTCAAACTTCTttgcaaaaaaaagaaagatgcaGATTACCACACAATGGCGATCCAACAGGTTCAACTTAGAAATGAAGTCTTACAAATACATAATGCGTCAGTTACTAGTTAATTCATCCCATTAGAAAAGGGATAATGATGTAACACCatagaaatataaaaagcaAGATAATTGCAACCACTGTGAGTATACCATATAGACGGTTAGTTACCTCAAAAGCAGCCCCTTGGCCACCATTACATGCCAGCTCCTGCTCTATTTGGGAAACTGACATGAGCTTCTGCTCTTCAACGATCCGGCTCATCTCTGTAACCATTGCGACATGCTTTGAGACATTGCCTTGCATCTTTCGGTACTCCGGATAGTTGTCAACAAACTTGGCCATATCCTCTTCAGATGCCAACATGGGGAAAATGTCAATCaactttaagaaaaataatgcaGGTATAGCAAATAATAGAGCACATATATTTTCTTGTACAAGTGTATGACTTTGTTCATATGTGCACCTATTGTCTGAATATTCTGGTTGCTCTTTGCAACCTGTTGGAATTCATCCACCATCCTTTTAATATTCATCCCAAGATCTCCAAAGTTTTCATACATATTAGCTTTAAAGAAAAGATCTTGCTCTGATGATAGTACTACCTCCTGTGggcaaaaaagaaaattcatgagTCAATTTGTGTATGcatcaaaataatgaaaagggTGCCCCCTCCCCCACCCAACAAGTAAAAACAGAAAGAAACCTGCTGATCTTTAGGAACTTTGCCAATGTTCCTCAAATCTACTTTATTGTCTTGAATGCCAATAAGTTCATGGACCATTGCCTGTTGAACAGAAGAAACACCATGGCTAGTTTAGACTGCCAGCTGGAACAAGTATCCGAAGAGCCAAATTAAGAGTTTAGCAAAGGTACTTGATATGTCCATTGGTTCAGCAACGGTGTCACAGGGTCATCCCTTCTATCAATTACTAGCAATAGTGGAGATATTTCTGTACGCCTAAAATCAAATAGACCACTCTCCTGCTCATACATAAGCTTCTGCAGAAGTTAAAAGCAATAAAATTCAGTGTCAACTACTACATAgtttatgaatattaattaGAAACCACATAAACATATGGTGAAAGGGAAATTATCTGTTGTCATAAAGTTGCAAACAACAAGTAGGGCATTTTCATTTACTCACAGCAGTTTCCTGAGCAACCTTCTTTGCAATATCAGAGGTGCGCTGATAACGAACAACAGGACGACGCTTCAACGCCAAAAAAACCGCCGCAATTGCATCAACAATTCGATCACAAAAGTTTTGTGAACTTGGGGGATCAATGACAGCTGGgaacatgtatatgtgattcaTGTTCATATTCAAAGTGAAATGATAAGGATCAATCGCGACAAAATCGGCATAAAATTCCTgcaattttaatataattaatgttaGTTATTGCAAAACTGAGAAATAAATGATTGCATGACTTCTACATAAATTGTGGATTTTGCACGTGGAGAAGAACATGTAGTAGGACGACCACAAATCCTTTGTCGCATTCTAAGTTTCTAACTAACAGGGGAAAGAGGACTAAAATTTCCCTTCTAGGTGAATAAGCAGACTTTATCATTATTCATCAACTTGTTCCAACATATTAATTGCTTACTTTGTGCCATTATAATTAAATTGGTTGCTTTAGTGAGCGTTCATGTCTGATCCTCCATGCAATCTTGTCTCTAAAATACAGCAAAAGATCACCTCCTTTCACCATAGCCTAGATAACTATTTATCATTACTTATAAACTAGCAGCTGCAGAATTGACTGTGTTTGTAATTTTCAAAAGGCGTGGCCACTTCATCTGCAGTTTTAAAAGGCTGCTGCCTTCCTTCTGCATCATGCAGTTTCAGAACTAAACTTCTAATAAATTGAAACACTAAAACTTATATTTCAAAGGAAAATCCTGAGTTTAACCAGTTATTAGAAAATACTTTGTGTTGTATGCAGCCCACGTAAAGCCTGAATAAACTAGCCTCATCAATAACTAgtgcatacatgcatgcatgatcaTTAAGGTAAGCAAGAAGGTTAAGGAGAGATATTACTGAATCACTAAACTGAACTTACTTGAACTTGTTGGACAACTTCTTGCTCATCCGAATCAGCAAGAACTTGAATTTGGTTAGTCTTCAAGATGTTGGAGAAAACTgcaaaaatactaaatataacTAGCACTAACCTTTGGAAAACACAATTTAAAAAACCAGAACAAAATAGACATTATAAACAGCATACAAAGGTGATATTCTCCAAATCTCGGGTTCGTCAACTGCCTCCGTAAGTGCTGAATATTTTCCAAAGTAGGACGAAGGAAGTAAACTGCTTTAAGGTGCATCATTGATTCTTTTGACATGGAATCCACTAGTTCTACCAAATACACCTCCTTCTGAAGCAACATAGACTGAGAATACACAACACTCACAATGCTAACCTGAAAGCAGACATCACATAGCATACACCAAATTAAACTCTCTTTTGTATAAccaattaaattagatataataaaCCATATTCTAATATACTTTcttctattttctcattttcCATTTTCGTTTACTGTATATCCCTCAAATCCAAACACCCACTAAAAGATCTCATCACTATGAAGAAATCATAACATTAAGTGAACACAAAAACTAGTGAGTGTTCCTCTTATGATTTCTTTGCTCATAAAGCATTTGCAGCTGCCACAGGAACATAATCAAGGAGAAACCTGttaagaaacaaatcaaaacaaagcaaacaagATACCCTAAACTTCAACAAGCTGATCAAACATGATATGGAGTAAATCCTTTCTATCAAATTCATGGAATTCACCGCAAGATCTCAATCGATTCTTTCAACAACACGAACAAATGAAGGTGGATCGCGTGAGAGATCAATCAATATAACCATGGAATCAAACATTTCTCCAAGTTACTCGCAAGTTATATCATGAAATAAAGGAGAAATGAGAAGGATAACGAAGATCAATACCGTGTGGGAATCGAGGACGAGGACCTTCATGCCGGAGATATCCTGGAGCATGCGCCCAATATAGTCCCGTGTCAGAGAGATCAGCACCATCTTCGCTTCGACTCGAGATCTAGGGTTTCCTTTCGATTTTCTTCTCCCTCTCCGTTTCTCCTCCCTTCTTCCCACTCCCTGAAAAGACGAACGGTGAGAGCTTTGTAGATTTGTATAGTTGGCTTAATGGACCGGATCGGATCGGATCGGTTCGGATATTTACGACCCAGTTCGGGTCGGATCGCTTCAGGCCAACCTCGAGGAACTAACAGTGACCGAGgaactaaaattattttcatttgcgCCTCGTTTATAAAATCACATTTATTCACATTTATACATACACGATTAAAagttagttatttttaaataaatataaataaatagtaatactttctttgtaaatacatattaaaaaatgaccTTTTTTTGGTTCTCTTTGTAGTTTATTATTGTAGTGCTTGTTATCTTTAAAAAGGCATAATCATACACAGTTatataaagggaaaattactgttcacccctcgtaattttcaaaacttcccaaaaaccccctccaacttttgcacaccccggacagccctccgttatattttacattccttttaaccccccgccggtaagttgaagtgggtcacgatatgaaattcctttttgcccttgcaaaaggtgggaaaaaaatagcgcccaatcataacttttctttatgcatagtttttttcaaatttttttttctcctgcttgctttttctcaaacaaagtttagaaggctcatatcttgttcttcttcttgttcttgttcttcttcttctttttcttcttactcGTTTGGTGTATTCGATTTTAGCTCttcgattaaattatggagagtttttgtgctattgctagatacatgACGGGgaggggacgagtgctaatgttcactgcccgacttcttgggaatcgagTGTTAGgtgaaatatgtgagcgatggggtctcgatatttccgtgtcgagtgaagtttatcacacccgatggacataaaaatggtatgtctcatataaaagcgaggttgacttccGAGCGCGTATGTCACGTGCGACTCCATCTTCAAAATGttacattgttgatcttgttgttgagagcggatgatgtggcatcgtatcctcATCGAAAAgcgagttcttctcgttgtaagtttcttctcgtttatgtttatatagttgtagaagttaattattgtttattatccccATGCATCattttacatttatcaagtttccatttaaacactattgtctccgattaacttattaacttattatttaactttttgttttaacgtttaagatttatgtttatcgtttaaatatttttgtgtctctgtttaaatattgatcgtgttcgtttaaactaaagtgttggcgagAATTCGAGATCTGGCAACGCTTCATTTcccacatcatggcgagcccgagggtgtggcatgccttccttcctcatccgatcaagtcgaagtgttgtcgttggatattggacgatgtttttgaaggcgttgaacatttcgagACGCACTTActaatttttgcaatcaaaaggaattttgacttcaaattctgaagaacgagaaacaccgggtgatcgtggaaggaagcttcgacttcaaa is a window of Dioscorea cayenensis subsp. rotundata cultivar TDr96_F1 chromosome 5, TDr96_F1_v2_PseudoChromosome.rev07_lg8_w22 25.fasta, whole genome shotgun sequence DNA encoding:
- the LOC120261006 gene encoding vacuolar protein sorting-associated protein 45 homolog isoform X2 codes for the protein MVLISLTRDYIGRMLQDISGMKVLVLDSHTVSIVSVVYSQSMLLQKEVYLVELVDSMSKESMMHLKAVYFLRPTLENIQHLRRQLTNPRFGEYHLFFSNILKTNQIQVLADSDEQEVVQQVQEFYADFVAIDPYHFTLNMNMNHIYMFPAVIDPPSSQNFCDRIVDAIAAVFLALKRRPVVRYQRTSDIAKKVAQETAKLMYEQESGLFDFRRTEISPLLLVIDRRDDPVTPLLNQWTYQAMVHELIGIQDNKVDLRNIGKVPKDQQEVVLSSEQDLFFKANMYENFGDLGMNIKRMVDEFQQVAKSNQNIQTIEDMAKFVDNYPEYRKMQGNVSKHVAMVTEMSRIVEEQKLMSVSQIEQELACNGGQGAAFEAVTSLLNNEGVSDVDCLRLVMLYALRYEKESPVQLMQLFNKLASRSAKYKSGVIWSNSSLNKQVLTRELVICTVIVTF
- the LOC120261006 gene encoding vacuolar protein sorting-associated protein 45 homolog isoform X1, which gives rise to MVLISLTRDYIGRMLQDISGMKVLVLDSHTVSIVSVVYSQSMLLQKEVYLVELVDSMSKESMMHLKAVYFLRPTLENIQHLRRQLTNPRFGEYHLFFSNILKTNQIQVLADSDEQEVVQQVQEFYADFVAIDPYHFTLNMNMNHIYMFPAVIDPPSSQNFCDRIVDAIAAVFLALKRRPVVRYQRTSDIAKKVAQETAKLMYEQESGLFDFRRTEISPLLLVIDRRDDPVTPLLNQWTYQAMVHELIGIQDNKVDLRNIGKVPKDQQEVVLSSEQDLFFKANMYENFGDLGMNIKRMVDEFQQVAKSNQNIQTIEDMAKFVDNYPEYRKMQGNVSKHVAMVTEMSRIVEEQKLMSVSQIEQELACNGGQGAAFEAVTSLLNNEGVSDVDCLRLVMLYALRYEKESPVQLMQLFNKLASRSAKYKSGLVQFLLKQAGVDKRTGDLYGNRDLLNIARNMARGLKGVENVYTQHQPLLFQTMENITKGRLRDVDYPFIGNHFQQGRPQDVVIFIIGGTTYEEARTVALHNASNSGTRFILGGSFVLNSKRFLKDLEEAQKMSRSNSAV